The following are from one region of the Stigmatella ashevillena genome:
- a CDS encoding crotonase/enoyl-CoA hydratase family protein, whose product MDAAYKSLRIEKADGVAELVLLGPGRGNAMGPDFWREMPEALRDLEADDSVRVVLVRGHGNHFTYGLDLTGMMESLGPLLTGDNNLALERTKLLKLIGDMQQATEGVARCRKPFIAAVHGWCIGGGMDLIAACDFRYCSREAKFSLREVKIGIVADLGALQRLPRIIGEGHTRELAYTGGDVDSERALRMGLVNEVFASPEELLTQARATARRIADNPPLVVQGAKQVMEYCADKSTADGLRYVAVWNSAFLQSHDLAEAFSAFAERRPAHFLGR is encoded by the coding sequence ATGGACGCTGCATACAAGTCGCTGCGCATCGAGAAGGCGGACGGAGTCGCCGAGCTGGTTCTCTTGGGCCCGGGACGTGGCAACGCCATGGGACCGGACTTCTGGCGGGAGATGCCAGAGGCCTTGCGTGACCTGGAGGCCGATGACTCCGTCCGCGTGGTGCTGGTGCGCGGCCATGGCAACCACTTCACCTACGGCTTGGACCTGACGGGGATGATGGAGTCCCTGGGGCCGCTGCTCACCGGAGACAACAACCTCGCCCTGGAGCGCACGAAGCTGCTCAAGCTGATTGGTGACATGCAGCAGGCCACCGAAGGCGTTGCCCGCTGTCGCAAGCCCTTCATCGCCGCCGTGCATGGCTGGTGCATCGGCGGAGGCATGGATCTCATCGCCGCGTGTGACTTCCGCTACTGCTCCCGCGAGGCGAAGTTCTCTTTGCGCGAGGTGAAGATCGGCATCGTCGCGGACCTTGGCGCCCTCCAGCGCCTGCCGCGCATCATCGGCGAGGGACACACGCGCGAGCTGGCCTACACCGGAGGAGACGTGGACTCGGAGCGCGCCCTCCGCATGGGCCTCGTCAATGAGGTCTTCGCGTCACCCGAGGAACTGCTCACGCAGGCCCGTGCCACCGCGCGTCGTATCGCCGACAACCCGCCCCTGGTCGTCCAGGGCGCCAAGCAGGTGATGGAGTACTGCGCCGACAAGTCCACGGCAGATGGCCTGCGCTACGTCGCCGTGTGGAACTCCGCGTTCCTCCAGTCACATGACCTTGCCGAAGCCTTCTCCGCCTTCGCCGAGCGACGCCCCGCCCACTTCCTGGGGCGCTGA